Part of the Polyodon spathula isolate WHYD16114869_AA chromosome 30, ASM1765450v1, whole genome shotgun sequence genome, aatttatttttctgtttgaaatataattaaataaaatttgtgtTGCCAGTGCACTGTACCTGGTAATGTGGTAGGTTTCTAATTTTCCAGAGGCTGAGCTGGGACGCACTTTCTTTCCCAGTGGCATGTCTGAAAGATAGCTTGCTTGACAGTCTTACAAAACACtctgcattgtattttaattctTCTTCATACAGTTTTCAGAGACCCATTTCTGTAGAAGTTTCTCACTGTTGCATTTGGTTCTCTTCCAGGCACTGTTTCTCTCTGCTGTGCATACGGACGCCTTCAGGATACACTGTTGCTGTTTGTTGTGAGCTCATGTTACCTGCTAGTCTAACTCTAGCATTACACCTAAAGGTGACAGGGGAGGCTTAAGCTTCCACCTGCAGCAAATCATTTGTTCAGTGTTTAATTATAAAGTTATTTATTCAAGAGTTTGCATAATGCAATAAATAACTTATTATATAGGCTTCTATCCGTAtagctgtgtgtttgtctgtctgtctgtctcctgtgtttaTAATCTATGTATTTATCTATAATCGATGTGAAAGGGACTCATAAAACATGATTCACTCATGGAAATAAAACCATAAGGAAATTAAAATGTGGAAAACACCTGtcagtctttttaaaatatgggCTTTGTTCTTCATTCTGTAGTACTTTTTTTGTGACAGGGTAGAGAGGAGTCTTTTAATTCCTGAAGTAGCACACTTTTCGTTTCCAAAGAGCACTAAAGCTAACATAATACGTTTTTATGGTTTCAGTCATTCCTcaattatgtttttctttgtatttaaaaaaggtttttatgCTCACAGTGAAAGCAACTTCCTATTTTTGGCAAactgttgctgtttattttatagtacCTCGCCACGCCCCACTTTATATCAATTTGTGAAACAAAAGCCTGAGATAAGAAGGTTCATATGAAAGTAAGTtgctatacagtatttaaatgttcCAAATGAGAAGTACAGTAGTGCAATATATCTTACaaaacacagcaatgtgtatgcTTACAGTAtcttacatgttttaattgttacAATGTATTGTAGACTATTATAATCAATGCAATACCATCCCATTTGAAGTTATATTAAACAAGTCTGACTGTGTGGGTATAACAtaactgttaaaaatgtacatatttaaagaaaaaatacttaTTTGTAATATTGCTGAAACTATTACCAacaatttcatttaaattcaatacgGCATCACAGAAGATTGCTGCTGCTTTTGTGAACAAGCTTGCTCAGTATTTTACAGTAGGCAATTCAGAGGCAATGTGTATAAATTATAGCAAAGCAATGCTTGCTAGCAATTATTATCTAGTTCAggggtttccaaccctggtcctggagagctactgtggctgctggttttcgtttcatccaatctctcagttacttaattgaatcaGTTATTGGCTTggttagtcaagattaacaggtgttcagatctttagccactgatgatgtaaagacacctatacaacctgctggataggggctctccaggaccaggtttggagacccctgatctagtgTAACCTGGTCCATCGGCAAAATATTATAGGTAGGTGAATTTATTTGTCACTAGCAATTATACAGTATGAAATGTGATACAAGCTTATGCAATGTCAGTTTTCAGATTAGATTGTAGACTGCAGTTGGAGCTGACAGTAGCCCCAGTATTATACTGGAACAAAATGAAACAGGGTTTACTGTATTGTGCGTATGTTGGTACAAGTGGCTGCAGGTTCGGAGTGCTGTAGGAATAAACTATAacatggcagtgctgtgtgttataTCCACCAGTTAGGGTGGGTTTGAATATGAGTGATATGACACAGGTTCTCCTTTGCACACTTCTGTATCAAAATTATCATTTTCAAACAAAAGATTATACTTTCATAATTTATTATGCTTTACAGtccttttatttaaatacaaattgctCAGTATTTGTTATCAACTCATTTCATTCTTGTCACTTTACCTTACCCAGTATAGGAAGACAAATGATCCAAGCCACAAACATTGTTGAAACCAGAATAAGTAAACAATCACCTACTAATTAAAATCAAAagttggacccccccccccctccacttcCAGAATTTGTCTGACCTCCCTCAAGTCTATTAAAATTGTCATGCTGGGTATGAGCTGGATAACAGTTTTCACAAAACATACTCCAACAGCAACTTAATTGATATACAGTTCTATGGTTGTTTCTTTACCATCATAAAATGCAGAACATTTAAAATCTTCCATTTCATCAACATACAATTCTGTtttactgattttcttttttttcttttttttagacagTATCTGTCAATTCAAGGCAGACACACAAAGGAAAAGAGCATTGCAAATCACACTTTTTGCAGCACTGATTGCAGAGGTCTTACTCAACACTCAGAAATGCTATCTATCCTGCTCTTATTATGATTCAATGCTTTTTCCAGGTACTGCAGGCTACACAGGACCGGGCAGCCCTGACATCCACACTGGATCTGCTGGCTCGGCTGGTGACCCTCCTGAAACATCCTTAGCTTGGCTGCCAGCAGTGTTTTTCGGAAATCTTTGCAACACTGCTCTGTCtgcaaataaattgaaaataaaatgttacgctacatttattcaaatatattCAGGAACTAAATGGGAATATTTTACAACACTATGGATTTGCAACAATGAGGTGCagtgattgtaaaaataaaagtacgcTCTGGGACATATAGTATTCAAATGCTTTAACATGAGATATTTAAAAATCTATTGTGATGGCCTAAATTTAGGTATACATTATGAATCTAGTAAGATTTTCTTATACAGGTGCATACCTTGCTCAGGAACAGTCATAAGGAATTCTTGAGGTTCTCTAGGCTGCAAAGAGTTCAGAGCTGTTGAAATGCCCATGCTCTTGTTTCCAAACATCCTCTGGTTGGTAGTCAGCTGCTTCTTACTCTCCTGATTAATGATGTGAGCGAGGGTCACACTTGGAACTAAAACATCAGAAAttaacaaagttttattttttaaatgtttttaaagctacagtgttcCATAACCATGTTCGTTTTATGTACTAAACAGCCCTTGTTTACTATTGTTTAGCATTCTGCACCGTTTATAACTTCAGAAACTAGACTGTGTAGGCTTTCCACTTTGTTTACATTCTCTAAAGAAATCACCTTGAAGCCTGCTAGTCTCCTTAAACTAAACAggcatgtttatttgtttgaaaggccTATAGAGTCGAAGAAGAATGAGCTGGAAGCCACACTGGCACATTTCTATGTATGTCTCTATCTGTAGAAAGGCAGTGTGGCTCTAAAGTGTGTACATTTAAGGTATACACAGCAACAGCTGCAGACACTTTTTTGTAACTTTTCCTATCAGAATATACCTGCCATTATCCTGAGAATCCTAGTTGACCGTTCCCATTTTAGTACTTCCTGATTCCAAAGAAATCATGTGAAACTGTGAACTTCCAAACCTTCTGGTCCCACGTGATCTATGATGCAGGTTTAGCCAGAGTTCAAATGTCACAGAATTGGTTATTGCACTAGTGCAGGTGGGTTACCCTTCTGTACATCAAACAGGTCCAAACCAACCACTCCATTGAATTCTACAGTTTAATTGACAAGTTTAACTATGGTTACAACTTACCCACTCCTTTAGCTGGAAAAGGATGAGATGCATTGCTTCCATAGCGGGAGGTGGAGCTCTTAAGTTCAGGACTCTGCTTTGGATGTTGGTAGCAGTATCTAAACTCAGTCAAAGGCAAGTGAGAGAGTTCCTTCTTCCAGTTAGGAGGCACTTGTTTTCCTTGAAAATCTGAGACGTGGAAATATCAATCAACTGAAATGCTACCAACAGAATTAGTAAAGCAGCTgtcattcattaaaacaaaaaaaatgcaaccaaCATCTAACATGCTTGTACTTGTACGTGTTCATGCAGAGtgagcattgtaaaccacagaggtGTAGTAAAGAAATTGTATGGCAAACCATGTTGAAAGATGGTAAATGCttagtataagcatgggaaaagcatagtaaaactgcaATATTACCATACTGATTTACTGATGTAAATCTGTATAAGGGATACACCATGTTGGCATAAAGGAATCAGTTGTATAAATATTTACTGGCTTCCAAAAAGAAACCGCATACTTTACGTAGAtgacttatatataaaaagattttaaaaatatgtgtaatatataaaaaaaaaagagtaagtaGCCTGCAAATAAAActcgtatttttatttttattgccccataattttttttatgatgtttgcaataattctgagtggttgcattattattattattattattattattattattattattattattattattattatataatattattattataatattatattattattattattatatatatatatatatatatatatatatatatatatatatatatatatatatatatatatatatatatatatatatatatatatatatatatatacttcccagcattttggtatgtttaacacagagagagagagagcgagagacagagatCGGTACGAAATTGAAGCAGGTGTTAACATACAATCTTTCAAATGCATGGACTGTTTTGTTGAACAGTAGAGGGCAAGCTGAGAGTTCTCAGTACCTGGAGGTAAACCCAAATAGTCCTCCCTATAGGTT contains:
- the LOC121302762 gene encoding testis-expressed protein 26-like isoform X2; this translates as MAVNSHACADYNSDGKKRWDPYETTNNRDYVYRPNPATEAVRPMSSNAYTFPYELSGPVGANRYSEDFCWQPYSKPERIQSGSCMGSKRDNPKPLLDWRVHRGEKQKSLVCKSPWNKPVSDEEIRKALSGQYHSTYREDYLGLPPDFQGKQVPPNWKKELSHLPLTEFRYCYQHPKQSPELKSSTSRYGSNASHPFPAKGVVPSVTLAHIINQESKKQLTTNQRMFGNKSMGISTALNSLQPREPQEFLMTVPEQDRAVLQRFPKNTAGSQAKDVSGGSPAEPADPVWMSGLPGPV
- the LOC121302762 gene encoding testis-expressed protein 26-like isoform X3, which translates into the protein MDELDGKKRWDPYETTNNRDYVYRPNPATEAVRPMSSNAYTFPYELSGPVGANRYSEDFCWQPYSKPERIQSGSCMGSKRDNPKPLLDWRVHRGEKQKSLVCKSPWNKPVSDEEIRKALSGQYHSTYREDYLGLPPDFQGKQVPPNWKKELSHLPLTEFRYCYQHPKQSPELKSSTSRYGSNASHPFPAKGVVPSVTLAHIINQESKKQLTTNQRMFGNKSMGISTALNSLQPREPQEFLMTVPEQDRAVLQRFPKNTAGSQAKDVSGGSPAEPADPVWMSGLPGPV
- the LOC121302762 gene encoding testis-expressed protein 26-like isoform X1 — protein: MAFTGTVCVRNVWLIQFIFYFHGPFTDGKKRWDPYETTNNRDYVYRPNPATEAVRPMSSNAYTFPYELSGPVGANRYSEDFCWQPYSKPERIQSGSCMGSKRDNPKPLLDWRVHRGEKQKSLVCKSPWNKPVSDEEIRKALSGQYHSTYREDYLGLPPDFQGKQVPPNWKKELSHLPLTEFRYCYQHPKQSPELKSSTSRYGSNASHPFPAKGVVPSVTLAHIINQESKKQLTTNQRMFGNKSMGISTALNSLQPREPQEFLMTVPEQDRAVLQRFPKNTAGSQAKDVSGGSPAEPADPVWMSGLPGPV